AAGGtattatatttagtttaagGACATTTAAGTTAAGGACATTTATCGCATTGTTCATTAATTTAGCGAAATATTTGCAAGCCTTATTTCAAAAAACGATCTAAAACGTCTATTTCCAAGTTGACGAGGTGGCCGAGAGGTTAAGGCGTTGGACTGCTAATCCAATGTGCTCTGCACGCGTGGGTTCGAATCCCATCCTCGTCGAATccatttttttggtatttttatgttattaaatcctttttttaatacctaagtttttgaagttttttaaaccaaaaattttttctctagATGATAAATGAACCTACTGGTTTTGGATGTAAGCCATAAACGAATGGCAATAAAAAACTATaaagtttaatttaataaacataaaaaaaggaTCATTCGACGAGGATGGGATTCGAACCCACGCGTGCAGAGCACATTGGATTAGCAGTCCAACGCCTTAACCTCTCGGCCACCTCGTCTTCGGAAAAGCCTTCTGTGAAAAACCCTATTTACCGTGAAGCAGAACCAACTTCTTATCAAAGAACCCAAGAACACTGGAACCAATTGAACCCTATCGAGTGAGATAATAAGTGAATTAAACTGATTCGAATCACAGCCACGTTATCCGGAAGTGTTTGCTCAATTTCATTAGCAAACTCTcaattgtttatttaaaaattgtgtcaATGGCATTGGCAAAAATTATTGCAAGCACCACAATTAAGCTTTCAAAGATGTGTTTGCCTTggttgtttatttgtttgcaGTTAAAGAAAGTAGCTGAGTATGGCTCGTGTGGGGGCGATACCTTAAGTGCAGCTTAAGGTTTCAAAAGGGGTATTTAAGACTTAGGAATCCTTTTGGATTTTGAAAACATATAAGTTCAAATGTAGGTTTCCCTCTATGGAAGGTTTCAGTGTGCACAATATAGGGTATTTGGGGTTTAGGTCTGCTAAATATTAATACTCGCCGAGTAATTTGTTTACCCAGCCCGTCTGGAGGGCGTCTTCCTGAGGGGTTTTCAATAATTCAGATTCTCGGCCGGCGGTCGTGCCGCTTCTGACCCAGTTCTCTGCCGATCTGCTGTCTTGGCTtcgatttctttttatatCTCCCTCTTTTGgtgtaaaaaacaaaagtggTTTACTTTAGATGGGCCATGCTCAAGCGAGTGTGTCGGTAGCGAAGCGATGATGGGGCTGATGATTTAATACGAGAGCTTCTGCCTTTTAAATGGCAATAGCCATCAGCAGTGGCCCCAACAACCACGGGGTTTTGTTTGGGCCATGTTTGTGTCCAGGCTGTCAGTTGGAGTTGGTGTTAATGAACCCTTGTAGCCTGATAGCTGTTAGTTGTTTACGTTCCGAATGCCGATACCGCGATAGCACCGCCGATCCTACACTGAAGAAAGCTATGTTGAAGAAGAACATTGGTCAAGTGTAGGCAGTTAGCAAGCTAGGTTAACATATTTCTTAGCTAGGATACGTTGATCTTTATAGacaaaaaagatttaaatataATCAATCCTTATCTTGAGATCTATTAAATTGATGTAAAAAAACATTAAGGAATTTACCAAGCTAGGTTATCAGACTTCTAAGCTAGGACATGATCTTTAGAATTTGGAACGAGgttgaatttaattaatatcaaaagaaatcaaaagtATGTTTAAATGTATGGTTACCCAATAAACAATTCCATTACAATTACTATCTATTACAATTACTATGCTTAAAAAGCACATATCCTTGATATGAGAAATTGTAAATTGTTAATATCTTAAAAGTCCCCCTATTTCTAATTttacttataaaatatattcccAACATCATTGATGTAAGAGAGATTTTATTACCGAACCTTAAGAATTTATCCTGTAATCCCAAGTCCTAACGATTTTTCGCAGTGCATCGACGACATTGTCACCTAACGTGGCTTCGTTAGGAAAGTGGCCAAGTTTGATGATCCGTAGGCACGCGCGTTTTATATTTAGCCCCACACCAGGGCGACTGGGATCCTCAGGCCCGAAGAACTGGGGAGCGGGGCTAGTCACGTGCACAAGGACATTCCAAGGCTAATTACGTGTGGCATGGGGCTTGGCCAAGTTGGGTTCCTTGGGCTTGGGCTTGGGCTTGGTTTTGGTTGGAGTTTTGGTTCTTAAGCCTGGCTTCTTCGTACTGGGTACTGGGCACTACGTTGGGTAATAGTAATACACACATAGAACACGAACCGTTCATTATTGTCGTCGCTTGTTGTGGCAGCCGCCGCAATCTGCGgcatgtatctgtatcttttgCATCTGCgtggatgttgctgctgctgctgcaaccGCCGCTTAATTAGCTGCGTAATTTATTATTGCTCTAATCTCAACGCCGGCGCCAGTGCCGCTGGCTTtgacaaataaacaaattattcATATTAGAATATTAATAGTGCCTGTAGGGTTTATCTGCTCCGGAGTATCTGTGGTATCTGCCATAATTATGACCTGTTTGACAGACGTTTTCCATATTTTCCTCCTATTTTTTTGTGCTCCCAGCCTGGGAGACTTTGACTGGCAGCACTGACTGGCTCTTACTTGGTAATGGTTAGGCGGACAATAAAGATGCACACTAACTAAATATGTAGGCACGCCGATGCAATCGCACAATTATGCCCAATTATGCAACTGGGAAGAGATCTTTAGATCAGCAGGAGCAGGTGCTTTAGCCAGGTTGCTGGTTTCTATGGTGCTAGGTGCTGGGCTAGGTGCCATGTGGAATGCCAGGCGGATATCATTGACTAATGAGCCCATCTCCGGCTCAGGCCCAACGTCTTCTTTTGCCctgtcataaaaattaaaatgcataaTCGCGGGCGTTGCTCGGAGGGCTCTTGTTACCCTAGTCGGGGACCTTTTGTCGGTGGTAATTAACATTGCTCGCGATTCCTCATCGCAATACCTTTGGCTTTAGATAGCAAAATGCAGCAATTGCATGTGGATATGGTTATTTGCAGCTGGGCAGGGTTATTCACAGTCGGGGCTAATTAAGCCGGCGTTTAAGCCGCTGGCAATTAGCCGATTTATCACTTGCCACAGAACCTCAAAATCATGGCCCGAGATCGCTGAGAAAAGCTCGGGCAAATGCAAACAAACTTATGGCCCAAACACTCGGCGCACTTAACTTCTTCACTTCACTTTACCTCTTTTTCAATTCTGCGCATGCGCAGCGACGTCGACGCTGACTGAGCCTTAGCCACTGGGAATGTGGGGATTCTGGCCGAGCCAGGCCCCCACTATATAAAGCGCCGATTCTGGCCGCGATCACACTCATTTCCAGTTGAACGCTCCTGCCGACCAGTGACCAAATTGAATCGTTGGCATCCCGATCAGGACTCATCGATCTCCGCTTTATCAATCACGTGAGTTTTGACCAAATGAAAAGGTGAAAGGGTCCTTGAAGGAAAGGTGTGAAGATGTGTGATTCAaatgaaatgttattttttttggggaaCTCAAGTTCTTAAAGTACTAGATAAATCATAGAATTTCTCTCGTAAGTCTTTTCTATTCCACCTTAATATATTTCGTAAgccaataatataaatattaaaaagaatatatattccaATTTTCATAGGTTATTAAACTTTGCTCatcagaaatattttaatctcAACAAAAGCTTAAGAATGGGATTACACATATATTATGCAACACACAATTTAACAAATCCAGCGGCTTAACTTCAAagtacaataaaataatagctACATATTACTCAAGTTAAGGTACTTCATTTAATAAGGAGTTATTATAGGCCTGGGGATTCTCCCCACTTTGTTAGCCCCGATCTTAACCAGCCGTGCTGGCCACATTTTTTCCGTTGTTAACTTGTGCTGGCCAGGGGAAAATCCGCTGGTTGCGCAATTGGAGTGTGAGAAACTAGCTCGAGGCATGCAAATCAGCTCGAATGGTTTGGGGTCAGTTGGAGATCATCAGAAGTTTTACACATGATCCAATTACAGCTACCACCTGAGATGGGCAACCACATGTGGAGCATCATCGTGGTTCTGCTGGTGCTGGAGCAGCTGGTGGCCGAATCCGTGGCGGCCAATCTTGCCCAGCTAGTGAAGAAGCAGAGTCAGCAGAAGCAGGCGCAATCCTCGCAGGCGGGACAGCAGCCAGGACAACAACTGCCACAGGGACAGCAGATCCATGCCCAGCAGTATGTCCAGGATAACCTGGCCGAGCAGCAAGATCTCAAGTCTGAGGACGAGGAGGACCACGATCCCTACCAGCTGCTGCAGGAGTCGAAACAGGAGTCCCGTCTGCCCAACTCTGCCAACTATCCCTGGAGTCCCTATGCCGCGCCCCAGGGGAATCCCTACGAGGCCATGCCTAAGATGCTGCCCTTCATCGGCTATGCCCAGCCAGTTCTCATCCCCTTTCCCCTCTACCTTGCTCCGGATATGTTCTATCCCGCCTTCTCCGGAGCCCCGAACAATGACCTCGAGGATGTGGTGATGTCCAGAGCAGCCGGCGGACGTCGTCCTGGGGCGAATCATCCTTCACCTGCTCGCAATTCACCTATTTACTATGTGAGATTACCGCCCACACCTTATATGTTTTTGCCCAACATGCCGACATCTC
This region of Drosophila subpulchrella strain 33 F10 #4 breed RU33 unplaced genomic scaffold, RU_Dsub_v1.1 Primary Assembly Seq354, whole genome shotgun sequence genomic DNA includes:
- the LOC119561026 gene encoding uncharacterized protein LOC119561026 codes for the protein MGNHMWSIIVVLLVLEQLVAESVAANLAQLVKKQSQQKQAQSSQAGQQPGQQLPQGQQIHAQQYVQDNLAEQQDLKSEDEEDHDPYQLLQESKQESRLPNSANYPWSPYAAPQGNPYEAMPKMLPFIGYAQPVLIPFPLYLAPDMFYPAFSGAPNNDLEDVVMSRAAGGRRPGANHPSPARNSPIYYVRLPPTPYMFLPNMPTSPFGGGFSPLLTYQPMPSFSAYGSVFNLPVNFLANGKPTGVYQVNGSPGDGLGALTPGLGGGGFGMRPPTPSNPYRPMATPSMGGYGGPQQSFGLASMPVPQQDSKLTSLKRPFVFNGRPEDIYILPNNLSPLYNEQSYY